From a region of the Agrobacterium larrymoorei genome:
- a CDS encoding IclR family transcriptional regulator, which produces MKERDVMGGLAKGLRIIEAFSAERPKLSISEAAEVAGLDRATARRCLLTLSELGYAAYDGKFFTVTPKVLRLGTGCLATMPLPRIVQPLLDRLSEDIGQSTSVSILDETEIVYVARASQRRVMSIALMPGSRLPAYCTSMGRVLLAALSEEQWQQVLSETVLEARTEYTITNREVLNEELLRTRERGYALIDQEVEMGLRSIAVPLKNVHRFTVAALNVGLPATAVSMEDLAERYLPALLNVQAELSKMLA; this is translated from the coding sequence ATGAAGGAAAGGGACGTGATGGGCGGTCTTGCGAAGGGCCTGCGGATCATCGAGGCCTTCAGCGCCGAGCGCCCCAAGCTGTCTATCTCTGAGGCAGCGGAGGTTGCGGGTCTCGACAGGGCAACAGCAAGGCGATGCCTGCTCACTCTTTCCGAACTGGGATACGCCGCCTATGACGGCAAGTTCTTCACGGTCACACCGAAAGTTCTGAGGCTCGGCACGGGTTGCCTTGCCACCATGCCGTTACCGCGGATCGTCCAGCCGCTGCTGGATCGCCTGTCCGAAGACATTGGGCAAAGCACATCCGTCTCCATTCTGGATGAAACCGAAATTGTCTATGTCGCGCGCGCTTCACAGCGCCGTGTCATGTCCATTGCATTAATGCCGGGATCACGGCTTCCCGCCTATTGTACATCTATGGGGCGGGTGTTGCTGGCGGCGCTGAGCGAAGAGCAATGGCAGCAAGTCCTTTCTGAAACGGTGCTGGAAGCAAGGACTGAGTATACGATCACCAATAGGGAAGTTCTGAACGAAGAGCTGCTCCGAACGCGGGAGCGCGGTTACGCGCTTATCGATCAGGAAGTTGAAATGGGCCTTCGATCCATTGCCGTTCCTTTAAAGAATGTTCACAGGTTCACGGTGGCGGCCCTGAATGTTGGTCTGCCCGCAACTGCCGTCTCCATGGAAGACCTTGCAGAGCGTTATCTGCCTGCTCTCCTGAATGTTCAGGCGGAGCTTTCCAAGATGCTGGCTTGA